The genomic interval ATGGAGAGAGCGGATTTCGAATAAAAGGGTGAAATGCTTAATTTGCGCATCGGTCAGTTCGTAGTATTTCGCAAGAGCTTCCTGTATCCGGGTAAAAAGTGTGGCGTCGGAAATATTTTTTTGTTTCCAAAAATCAAGATCGGCGGAAAAGCGTTTCATTTCATGACAGAGTCGAAGCATGGTGCCGCCGCCAAAGATCAGGGCAGGCAAAATTCTGGCGCTTTGTAACCTTTCCAGAACCTCCATTTCAAAAACTTCATGCTTTTCAAGAAGGGTCATAGTGCCTCAATAATTCTTTTGTTTTCGGAGGAAAGGATTTGACGAACTGATCAAGCTTTTGCCGGTCCAATTTGTCAAAATCGATAGCCGCCATATCCAGACGATATCGTCCGTTCGACATCAGGTAAAGCGCATCCAACAAGGCTTTTTCTGGCTCGGCTATGAAGAAGCCGCGCATTCTGACAAACCCA from Calditrichota bacterium carries:
- a CDS encoding nucleotidyl transferase AbiEii/AbiGii toxin family protein — translated: MTLLEKHEVFEMEVLERLQSARILPALIFGGGTMLRLCHEMKRFSADLDFWKQKNISDATLFTRIQEALAKYYELTDAQIKHFTLLFEIRSLH